A genomic window from Sceloporus undulatus isolate JIND9_A2432 ecotype Alabama chromosome 9, SceUnd_v1.1, whole genome shotgun sequence includes:
- the LOC121915264 gene encoding interferon-inducible GTPase 5-like, which yields MASQQFMEFFIAWGVTIARSYVIQVFAKMKAALGELKLLDIESKLQKEMELLDNTTLHIAITGGSGVGKSSLVNALRGLTDDGEGSANTGETETTMEPQAYQHPEFSKVKLWDLPGIGTDNFKADQYLKQVDFSRYDFFIIVVGNRFSENDTKLACEIQKMKKKFYYVRSKIDESISNESKKKNFNEAETIQKIRDYCEKSLKRKGDNSAKVFLITRWDLSKYDFPCLQNALEEDLDDLKRHVLVMSMPAFSKEAIKSKENAMLDLIWKVSLLSCTIRVTPIPFLPVICDTVILVTAMTKMYKCFGLDEDSLHRLGAHVGKPVDELKSAIKNTPTGGAITTQFVVDYLHRSKVWVTVSLVESLLYFIPVLGSLAGGAGAFLTTFYMLTSFLKDVVEDAQNVLAKSQEK from the exons ATGGCCAGTCAACA attCATGGAGTTCTTCATCGCCTGGGGTGTTACCATAGCAAGATCATATGTTATTCAAGTGTTTGCTAAAATGAAGGCCGCTTTGGGAGAATTGAAGCTTCTAGATATTGAATCcaaattacaaaaagaaatggaGTTATTAGATAACACTACACTTCACATTGCCATTACAGGAGGGTCGGGTGTTGGTAAATCATCACTTGTCAATGCCTTGCGTGGATTGACTGATGACGGAGAGGGCTCTGCTAATACTGGAGAGACGGAAACTACAATGGAACCACAGGCATATCAGCATCCAGAGTTTTCCAAAGTCAAATTATGGGACCTACCTGGAATTGGCACAGATAATTTTAAAGCAGATCAATATTTAAAGCAGGTAGATTTTAGCCGGTATGATTTTTTCATCATTGTTGTTGGTAATCGTTTCTCTGAAAATGACACCAAGCTGGCTTGTGAAattcagaaaatgaagaagaagttCTACTATGTGCGCAGCAAAATTGATGAGAGTATATCAAATGAGAGcaagaaaaaaaactttaatgAGGCAGAAACCATCCAGAAAATCAGGGATTATTGCGAAAAAAGTTTGAAGAGAAAAGGTGATAATTCAGCAAAGGTTTTTCTAATAACAAGGTGGGATTTGAGCAAGTATGATTTTCCATGCCTTCAAAATGCACTAGAGGAGGACTTGGATGATCTCAAGAGACATGTTTTAGTCATGTCTATGCCAGCTTTTTCTAAAGAAGCCATTAAAAGTAAAGAGAATGCTATGTTAGATCTTATATGGAAAGTGTCCCTTTTGTCTTGTACTATTAGGGTGACTCCTATCCCATTTCTCCCTGTCATTTGTGACACTGTCATCTTGGTGACAGCAATGACAAAAATGTACAAGTGTTTTGGATTGGATGAAGATTCCCTGCATAGACTTGGAGCACATGTtggcaagcctgtggatgagCTGAAGTCTGCTATCAAGAACACCCCAACAGGTGGGGCGATCACCACACAATTTGTAGTTGACTACTTGCACAGGTCCAAGGTATGGGTTACAGTATCCCTAGTAGAGTCGCTTCTATATTTTATACCTGTATTGGGCTCTTTGGCTGGTGGAGCTGGAGCTTTTCTAACCACCTTCTACATGCTGACGTCGTTCTTGAAGGATGTTGTGGAAGATGCACAGAATGTTCTGGCAAAATCTCAAGAAAAGTAA
- the LOC121915260 gene encoding interferon-inducible GTPase 5-like, producing the protein MGKAGSKQTLVREDEDVKANHRSITFDIAITGMTGAGKSSLVNALRGMRTDEEAGAAVTDVIQCTMEPMAYVHPVHPEITMWDLPGIGTSEFEAKKYVKDMHFYKYDFFIIVSEDRFTEEDILLVREIQKIKKKFFYVRTKVDVSMNSERKNPDFNADKVLEKIRKYCCENLTKEGETSPRVFLISRWDLSMYDFPLLQKALWKEWNDFKRCASKLPLELKGKRYDRTNKPLRGPFLGSAISRTVLKIELDTLRLALEKDDLPDVIANIQQELALLKNATLDIAITGRSGAGKSSLTNALRAMTDYEKESAETGVTQTTMEPKPYPHPIFPKVTIWDLPGIGTREFKAKQYLKNVNFSRYDFFIIVSSGHFTENDFMLAHEIQKMQKRFYYVRTKVDVNVESEKKKQNFREDETLEKIRNDCSENLKKAGDSSPRVFLMSRWDLNLYDFPSLHDTMEEELDDLKRHAFILTSPIFSGEIIKKKKMALKTLTWKLALLSCFVGTFAVPGLSFACDIFILAEALIHFCRVFGLDEDSLRILANRVGKPVEELRSAIKNTPMPKNINPGVVLGLLSKSLFCYTLTMVELICNFVPVLGSIAGGASSFFCTFYLLRSFLQNVETDAANVRATASKQASSKRVLDKAQSVRNL; encoded by the exons ATGGGTAAAGCAGGTTCAAAACAAACACTAGTAAGGGAAGATGAAGATGTCAAGGCAAATCATAGAAGCATCACATTTGACATTGCCATCACAGGGATGACTGGCGCTGGCAAATCATCGCTTGTCAATGCGCTGCGGGGTATGAGGACAGATGAGGAAGCTGGTGCAGCTGTGACCGATGTGATCCAATGTACGATGGAGCCGATGGCATATGTGCACCCTGTACATCCAGAAATAACAATGTGGGATCTACCAGGAATTGGAACGTCTGAATTTGAAGCAAAGAAATATGTAAAGGATATGCATTTTTATAAGTATGATTTCTTCATCATTGTTTCTGAAGATCGTTTCACTGAGGAGGACATCCTGCTCGTCCGTGAAatccagaaaataaaaaagaagttcTTTTATGTACGCACCAAAGTAGATGTCAGCATGAATTCTGAAAGAAAGAACCCCGATTTCAATGCAGACAAAGTCCTGGAGAAGATAAGGAAATACTGCTGTGAAAATCTGACCAAGGAAGGAGAGACTTCTCCAAGGGTTTTCCTAATATCAAGATGGGATCTGAGCATGTATGACTTCCCACTTCTTCAAAAGGCCCTGTGGAAAGAATGGAATGATTTCAAGAGATGTGCCTCAAAGTTGCCCCTTGAGCTAAAAGGGAAGAGATATGACAG gacAAATAAACCCTTGAGAGGACCTTTCCTGGGAAGTGCCATTTCAAGAACAGTCTTAAAAATTGAACTCGACACATTGAGACTTGCTTTGGAAAAAGATGATCTCCCAGATGTCATCGCTAATATCCAGCAGGAACTGGCTTTACTGAAAAATGCCACACTCGACATAGCCATCACTGGGCGTTCAGGAGCTGGCAAGTCATCTCTCACCAATGCTCTGAGGGCTATGACCGATTATGAAAAAGAGTCAGCTGAGACTGGGGTAACACAAACAACAATGGAACCAAAGCCGTATCCACATCCCATATTCCCCAAAGTAACAATATGGGACCTGCCGGGAATTGGAACACGAGAATTTAAAGCCAAGCAATATCTGAAGAATGTTAATTTCAGCAGGTATGATTTTTTCATCATTGTTTCTTCTGGGCATTTCACTGAGAATGATTTCATGCTAGCACACGAAATTCAGAAAATGCAGAAGAGGTTTTACTACGTGCGCACAAAAGTAGATGTCAATGTTGagtcagaaaaaaagaaacagaacttCAGAGAGGATGAAACCCTGGAAAAGATAAGGAATGACTGCTCTGAAAATTTGAAAAAGGCAGGAGACTCTTCCCCAAGGGTTTTCTTGATGTCACGGTGGGATTTGAACCTGTACGATTTCCCTTCCTTGCATGACACCATGGAGGAGGAGCTGGATGATCTCAAGAGACATGCCTTCATCCTGACTTCACCAATTTTCTCAGGAGaaattattaaaaagaagaaaatggcactgaaaACCCTGACATGGAAGCTAGCACTCCTGTCTTGCTTTGTGGGAACTTTCGCTGTTCCAGGCCTCTCTTTTGCTTGTGATATTTTCATATTAGCGGAAGCACTGATACATTTCTGCAGGGTCTTTGGCTTAGATGAAGATTCCCTGCGTATCTTGGCCAATCGTGTTGGTAAGCCTGTTGAAGAACTGAGATCTGCTATAAAAAACACTCCCATGCCCAAAAACATCAATCCAGGGGTGGTCCTTGGCCTCTTGTCAAAATCCTTGTTTTGTTATACACTGACGATGGTTGAactaatttgtaattttgtaccTGTGCTCGGCTCTATAGCTGGTGgagccagttctttcttctgcacCTTCTACCTGCTGAGAAGCTTTCTGCAAAATGTTGAGACCGATGCTGCCAATGTTCGGGCgacagcaagcaagcaagcaagcagtaAAAGAGTCCTAGATAAAGCTCAAAGTGTGCGAAATTTGTAA